A stretch of Odocoileus virginianus isolate 20LAN1187 ecotype Illinois chromosome 31, Ovbor_1.2, whole genome shotgun sequence DNA encodes these proteins:
- the LOC110140079 gene encoding uncharacterized protein gives MSGLRRYEVALEAEEEIYWGCFYFFPWLRMWRRERSSAHPREQKLEPLRGLMSCLSSGLGTAPQRSGRSLPRRTPAATAQPAGALKI, from the exons ATGTCGGGATTGAGGAGATACGAGGTGGCGCTGGAGGCGGAGGAGGA GATCTACTGGggctgcttctactttttcccctggCTGCGCATGTGGCGAAGGGAGCGGAG CTCGGCGCACCCTCGGGAGCAGAAGCTGGAGCCTCTGCGGGGCCTGATGAGCTGTCTGTCGAGCGGCCTAGGCACTGCTCCCCAGCGCTCCGGCCGCAGCCTCCCCCGCCGCACCCCTGCAGCCACTGCCCAGCCAGCCGGCGCATTAAAGATTTAA
- the CCL27 gene encoding C-C motif chemokine 27 — protein MKGPSPTSGLLLFLLFLSPDPGGALLLPFSPACCTQLYRQPLPNKLLRRVIRVELQEADGDCHLQAFVLHLSQRKVCIHPQNRSLIRWFERQGKRLQGTQPNQSLELIGKMGWDPQ, from the exons ATGAAGGGACCCTCGCCCACCAGCGGCCTCCTGCTGTTCCTGTTGTTCCTGAGCCCagaccctggaggag CGTTGCTACTGCCATTCAGCCCTGCATGCTGTACTCAGCTCTACCGACAGCCACTCCCAAACAAGCTACTGAGGAGGGTCATCCGAGTGGAACTTCAGGAAGCTGACGGGGACTGTCACCTCCAGGCCTTCGT GCTTCACCTGTCTCAACGCAAGGTCTGCATCCACCCCCAGAACCGCAGCCTGATTCGGTGGTTTGAGCGCCAAGGGAAGAGGCTCCAGGGAACTCAGCCCAACCAGAGTTTGGAGCTCATAGGGAAAATGGGCTGGGACCCCCAGTAG
- the IL11RA gene encoding interleukin-11 receptor subunit alpha isoform X1 gives MSSSCSGLSRVLVAVAAALVSASSPCPQAWGPPGVQYGQPGRALTLCCPGVTSGAPVSWFRDGETRLLQGPDSGLGPQLVLARAESTDEGTYICRTLDGALGGMVTLRLGYPPARPVVSCRAADYENFSCIWSPSQASGLPTRYLTSYRKKTVAGADGQRMSPSTGPWPCSQDPPGAARCVVHGAEFWSQYRINVTEVNPLGASTRLLDVSLQSILRPDPPQGLRVESVPGYPRRLRASWMYPASWPRQPHFLLKFRLQYRPAQHPAWSTVEPAGLEEVITDAVAGLPHVVRVSARDFLDAGTWSSWSPEAWGTPSTEPLPKEIPVGDQQHTQTEEEPQADSPAPPGPSLLPDPRPLDHRDPLEQVAVLASLGIFSFLGLVAGALALGLWLRLRPDEKDGPQKSGLLAPMISVDKLPGVPNL, from the exons ATGAGCAGCAGCTGCTCAGGGCTGAGCAGGGTCCTGGTGGCCGTGGCTGCAGCCCTGGTGtctgcctcctctccctgcccccaggcctgggGCCCCCCAG GGGTCCAGTATGGGCAGCCTGGCAGGGCCCTGACGCTGTGTTGCCCTGGAGTGACTTCTGG GGCCCCGGTGTCCTGGTTTCGGGACGGGGAGACAAGGCTGCTCCAGGGACCTGATTCTGGGCTAGGGCCCCAGCTGGTCCTGGCCCGGGCAGAAAGCACTGACGAGGGCACCTATATCTGCCGGACCCTGGACGGTGCACTTGGGGGCATGGTGACCCTGCGGCTAGGCT ACCCTCCGGCCCGCCCTGTTGTTTCCTGCCGAGCTGCCGACTACGAGAACTTCTCCTGCATCTGGAGTCCCAGCCAGGCTAGCGGTTTACCCACCCGCTACCTCACCTCCTACAG GAAGAAGACTGTGGCGGGAGCTGATGGCCAAAG GATGAGTCCATCCACAGGGCCCTGGCCATGCTCACAGGACCCCCCTGGGGCGGCCCGCTGTGTAGTCCACGGGGCAGAGTTCTGGAGCCAGTATCGGATCAATGTGACGGAAGTGAACCCCCTGGGGGCCAGCACCCGCCTGCTGGATGTGAGCTTGCAGAGCATCT TGCGCCCTGACCCGCCCCAGGGGCTGCGGGTCGAGTCGGTGCCTGGCTATCCTCGCCGCCTGCGTGCTAGCTGGATGTACCCTGCCTCCTGGCCCCGCCAGCCCCACTTCCTGCTTAAGTTCCGGCTGCAGTACCGCCCAGCACAGCATCCAGCCTGGTCTACG GTGGAGCCAGCTGGATTGGAGGAGGTGATCACCGATGCCGTGGCTGGGCTGCCCCATGTCGTGCGGGTCAGCGCCCGGGATTTTCTGGACGCTGGCACCTGGAGCTCCTGGAGCCCCGAGGCCTGGGGGACTCCAAGCACCG AGCCCCTACCGAAGGAGATACCAGTTGGGGACCAGCAGCACACACAGACAGAGGAAGAACCTCAGGCGGACAGCCCTGCTCCCCCAGGGCCGTCCCTTCTACCTGACCCTCGGCCACTTG ACCATAGAGACCCCCTGGAGCAGGTGGCTGTGCTGGCATCTTTGGGAATCTTCTCTTTCCTGGGACTGGTGGCTGGGGCCCTGGCATTGGGGCTCTG GCTAAGGTTGAGACCAGATGAGAAGGATGGACCCCAAAAATCTGGGCTCTTGGCCCCAATGATTTCAGTGGACAAGCTTCCAG GAGTCCCAAACCTGTAG
- the IL11RA gene encoding interleukin-11 receptor subunit alpha isoform X2: protein MSSSCSGLSRVLVAVAAALVSASSPCPQAWGPPGVQYGQPGRALTLCCPGVTSGAPVSWFRDGETRLLQGPDSGLGPQLVLARAESTDEGTYICRTLDGALGGMVTLRLGYPPARPVVSCRAADYENFSCIWSPSQASGLPTRYLTSYRKKTVAGADGQRMSPSTGPWPCSQDPPGAARCVVHGAEFWSQYRINVTEVNPLGASTRLLDVSLQSILRPDPPQGLRVESVPGYPRRLRASWMYPASWPRQPHFLLKFRLQYRPAQHPAWSTVEPAGLEEVITDAVAGLPHVVRVSARDFLDAGTWSSWSPEAWGTPSTEPLPKEIPVGDQQHTQTEEEPQADSPAPPGPSLLPDPRPLDHRDPLEQVAVLASLGIFSFLGLVAGALALGLWLRLRPDEKDGPQKSGLLAPMISVDKLPGCWGS, encoded by the exons ATGAGCAGCAGCTGCTCAGGGCTGAGCAGGGTCCTGGTGGCCGTGGCTGCAGCCCTGGTGtctgcctcctctccctgcccccaggcctgggGCCCCCCAG GGGTCCAGTATGGGCAGCCTGGCAGGGCCCTGACGCTGTGTTGCCCTGGAGTGACTTCTGG GGCCCCGGTGTCCTGGTTTCGGGACGGGGAGACAAGGCTGCTCCAGGGACCTGATTCTGGGCTAGGGCCCCAGCTGGTCCTGGCCCGGGCAGAAAGCACTGACGAGGGCACCTATATCTGCCGGACCCTGGACGGTGCACTTGGGGGCATGGTGACCCTGCGGCTAGGCT ACCCTCCGGCCCGCCCTGTTGTTTCCTGCCGAGCTGCCGACTACGAGAACTTCTCCTGCATCTGGAGTCCCAGCCAGGCTAGCGGTTTACCCACCCGCTACCTCACCTCCTACAG GAAGAAGACTGTGGCGGGAGCTGATGGCCAAAG GATGAGTCCATCCACAGGGCCCTGGCCATGCTCACAGGACCCCCCTGGGGCGGCCCGCTGTGTAGTCCACGGGGCAGAGTTCTGGAGCCAGTATCGGATCAATGTGACGGAAGTGAACCCCCTGGGGGCCAGCACCCGCCTGCTGGATGTGAGCTTGCAGAGCATCT TGCGCCCTGACCCGCCCCAGGGGCTGCGGGTCGAGTCGGTGCCTGGCTATCCTCGCCGCCTGCGTGCTAGCTGGATGTACCCTGCCTCCTGGCCCCGCCAGCCCCACTTCCTGCTTAAGTTCCGGCTGCAGTACCGCCCAGCACAGCATCCAGCCTGGTCTACG GTGGAGCCAGCTGGATTGGAGGAGGTGATCACCGATGCCGTGGCTGGGCTGCCCCATGTCGTGCGGGTCAGCGCCCGGGATTTTCTGGACGCTGGCACCTGGAGCTCCTGGAGCCCCGAGGCCTGGGGGACTCCAAGCACCG AGCCCCTACCGAAGGAGATACCAGTTGGGGACCAGCAGCACACACAGACAGAGGAAGAACCTCAGGCGGACAGCCCTGCTCCCCCAGGGCCGTCCCTTCTACCTGACCCTCGGCCACTTG ACCATAGAGACCCCCTGGAGCAGGTGGCTGTGCTGGCATCTTTGGGAATCTTCTCTTTCCTGGGACTGGTGGCTGGGGCCCTGGCATTGGGGCTCTG GCTAAGGTTGAGACCAGATGAGAAGGATGGACCCCAAAAATCTGGGCTCTTGGCCCCAATGATTTCAGTGGACAAGCTTCCAG GATGCTGGGGCTCCTAG